The following are encoded in a window of Pseudomonas graminis genomic DNA:
- a CDS encoding DMT family transporter produces MPNHALRADLLMLLTALIWGTGFVAQTAGMDHIGPYLFSGLRFALGSLCLIPLILRNAKTARVPEPLLNRGMLRAGIIMGLALALGINLQQVGLLFTSVTNSGFITGLYVIVVPLLGLLLGHKTGLGTWLGCLLAVVGMCLLSIGDNFHVASGDWLQLIGAFVWGGHVVLVSLFASRHDPIRLAFLQFATCSVVSLLLAVLFEPIALNAIIDAGPALLYGGIVAVGVGYTLQVVAQKHAIASHAAIILSLEAVFAAIAGAWILGEALQLRGYIGCGLMLAGMLLAQLWPKKTLA; encoded by the coding sequence ATGCCAAACCATGCCCTGCGAGCAGACCTGCTCATGCTCCTGACCGCATTGATCTGGGGCACCGGCTTTGTCGCTCAAACCGCCGGGATGGATCACATCGGTCCGTACCTGTTCTCGGGCCTGCGCTTCGCGCTCGGCTCCCTCTGCCTGATCCCGCTGATTCTGCGCAACGCCAAAACAGCGCGCGTGCCGGAGCCCTTGCTCAATCGCGGCATGCTGCGCGCCGGCATCATCATGGGGCTGGCGCTGGCACTGGGCATCAACCTGCAACAGGTCGGCCTGCTGTTTACCAGCGTGACCAACTCCGGCTTCATCACCGGCCTGTACGTGATTGTAGTTCCGTTGCTGGGCTTGCTACTTGGTCATAAAACCGGGCTGGGCACCTGGCTGGGCTGCCTGCTGGCAGTGGTCGGCATGTGCCTGCTGAGCATTGGCGATAACTTTCATGTCGCTTCGGGGGATTGGCTGCAGCTGATCGGCGCGTTCGTGTGGGGCGGCCACGTGGTGTTGGTCAGCCTGTTCGCCAGCCGCCACGACCCGATCCGTCTGGCCTTTCTGCAGTTCGCCACCTGTTCGGTGGTGAGTCTGCTGCTGGCAGTGCTCTTCGAACCGATCGCCCTCAACGCGATCATCGACGCGGGCCCTGCCCTGCTCTACGGCGGCATCGTCGCCGTCGGCGTGGGTTACACGCTGCAAGTGGTCGCGCAAAAACACGCCATCGCCTCCCACGCGGCCATCATCCTTTCGCTGGAGGCCGTGTTCGCCGCCATCGCCGGGGCCTGGATTCTCGGAGAGGCGTTGCAACTGCGCGGCTATATCGGTTGCGGATTGATGCTGGCCGGGATGCTGCTGGCGCAGTTGTGGCCGAAGAAAACCCTTGCCTGA
- the erdR gene encoding response regulator transcription factor ErdR encodes MPYEILIADDHPLFRSALHQALSLGLGPDARLVEAESIADLEARLTEKSDWDLVLLDLNMPGAYGFSGLVLLRGQYPQVPVVMVSAQEEAAVVVKSREFGASGFIPKSSSLETIQKAVRTVLDGDVWWPPQVNESISVSAEAKAASEGLASLTPQQFRVLTMVCEGLLNKQIAYELSVSEATIKAHVTAIFRKLNVRTRTQAALLLQQLESIPQS; translated from the coding sequence ATGCCATACGAAATCCTGATTGCCGACGACCATCCCCTGTTTCGCAGCGCCTTGCATCAGGCGCTGAGCCTGGGGCTCGGGCCGGACGCAAGGCTGGTCGAGGCCGAGAGCATCGCTGATCTGGAAGCGCGACTGACCGAGAAGTCCGACTGGGATCTGGTCCTGCTGGACCTGAACATGCCCGGCGCTTATGGCTTTTCGGGGCTGGTGTTGTTGCGCGGCCAGTACCCGCAAGTGCCGGTGGTGATGGTGTCTGCCCAGGAGGAGGCCGCGGTCGTGGTCAAGTCTCGGGAATTCGGCGCCAGCGGTTTCATCCCTAAATCCAGTTCCCTTGAAACCATTCAGAAAGCCGTACGAACGGTGCTGGATGGCGATGTCTGGTGGCCCCCGCAGGTTAATGAAAGCATCAGCGTATCCGCTGAAGCCAAAGCCGCCAGCGAAGGCCTCGCCAGCCTGACGCCCCAGCAGTTCCGTGTGTTGACGATGGTCTGCGAGGGGCTGCTGAACAAGCAGATCGCCTACGAGCTGAGCGTGTCGGAGGCGACGATCAAGGCCCACGTCACGGCGATCTTTCGCAAGCTCAATGTGCGCACCCGAACCCAGGCGGCCTTACTGCTGCAACAATTGGAATCCATTCCGCAGAGCTGA
- a CDS encoding diacylglycerol kinase → MTSPFKGQTGLKRILNASGYSLDGLTAAFKGEAAFRQLVLLNVILIPLSFVFHVSRGERAILIAVCLLALIVELLNSAIEAAIDRISLDRHPLSKNAKDMGSAAQFVALSMIAVVWGLILLG, encoded by the coding sequence ATGACGTCCCCATTCAAAGGCCAGACTGGCCTGAAACGCATTCTCAACGCCTCCGGCTATTCCCTCGACGGCTTGACCGCTGCATTCAAAGGCGAAGCCGCCTTCCGTCAGCTGGTGCTGCTCAACGTCATACTGATCCCGCTTTCCTTCGTGTTTCACGTCAGCCGAGGCGAGCGCGCGATCCTGATCGCGGTGTGTCTGTTGGCACTGATTGTCGAACTGTTGAACTCGGCGATCGAAGCCGCGATTGACCGAATCTCCCTCGACCGCCACCCGCTGTCGAAGAACGCCAAAGACATGGGCAGCGCCGCACAGTTTGTGGCGCTGAGCATGATCGCCGTGGTCTGGGGCCTGATTCTGCTGGGCTGA
- a CDS encoding LysR family transcriptional regulator produces the protein MRFTLRQLQVFVAVAQQESVSRAAVLLSLSQSAASTSITELERQSSCQLFDRAGKRLSLNATGRQLLPQAVALLDQAKEIEDLLNGKSGFGSLAVGATLTIGNYLATLLIGSFMQRHPESQVKLHVQNTANIVQQVAHYEIDLGLIEGDCSHPDIEVQTWVEDELVVFCAPQHPLAKKGRASLEELTREAWILREQGSGTRLTFDQAMRHHLNSLNVRLELEHTEAIKRAVESGLGIGCISRLALRDAFRRGSLVAVETPELDLVRQFYFIWHKQKYQTSAIREFLDLCRSFTAGVNRSDEIVLPSIA, from the coding sequence ATGCGATTTACTCTTCGTCAACTCCAGGTGTTCGTCGCCGTCGCCCAGCAGGAAAGCGTTTCCCGCGCCGCGGTGCTGTTGTCCTTGTCGCAATCGGCGGCGAGCACTTCCATTACTGAACTGGAACGCCAGTCCAGCTGCCAGCTATTTGACCGGGCGGGTAAACGGCTGAGCCTCAACGCGACCGGCCGGCAACTCTTACCTCAGGCCGTTGCCCTGCTCGATCAGGCCAAGGAGATCGAAGACCTGCTTAACGGCAAGTCCGGCTTCGGCTCGCTGGCGGTCGGTGCAACGCTCACCATCGGCAACTACCTGGCGACCCTGCTGATCGGCAGCTTCATGCAGCGCCACCCTGAAAGCCAGGTGAAGCTGCACGTGCAAAACACGGCGAACATCGTTCAGCAGGTCGCCCATTACGAGATTGATCTGGGCTTGATCGAAGGCGACTGCAGCCACCCCGACATCGAAGTGCAGACCTGGGTCGAAGATGAACTGGTGGTGTTCTGCGCCCCTCAGCACCCGCTGGCCAAGAAAGGCCGGGCGTCCCTGGAGGAATTAACGCGCGAGGCGTGGATCTTGCGTGAACAGGGCTCGGGGACGCGGCTGACCTTCGATCAGGCCATGCGTCATCACCTGAACAGCCTGAACGTGAGGCTGGAGCTGGAACACACCGAGGCCATCAAGCGCGCCGTTGAGTCCGGGCTGGGGATCGGCTGTATTTCGCGTCTGGCCCTGCGGGACGCCTTTCGCCGGGGCAGCCTCGTGGCCGTTGAAACACCGGAGCTGGACCTGGTGCGCCAGTTCTACTTCATCTGGCACAAGCAGAAATATCAGACGTCGGCTATCCGCGAGTTTCTCGACCTCTGTCGCTCCTTCACCGCCGGTGTTAACCGCAGCGACGAAATCGTCCTGCCGAGCATTGCCTGA
- the fpr gene encoding ferredoxin-NADP reductase produces the protein MSNMNHERVLSVHHWNDTLFSFKCTRDPGLRFENGQFVMIGLQQPNGRPLMRAYSIASPNWEEHLEFFSIKVPDGPLTSQLQHLKEGDEIIISKKPTGTLVLDDLKPGKHLYLLSTGTGLAPFMSVIQDPETYERFEKVILCHGVRYVNEVAYREFITEHLPQNEFFGEMLRDKLIYYPTVTREPFENEGRLTDLMRSGKLFSDIGLPPINPQDDRAMLCGSPSMLDETSEVLNSFGLTVSPRMREPGDYLIERAFVEK, from the coding sequence ATGAGCAACATGAATCACGAGCGTGTCCTCAGCGTTCATCACTGGAACGACACCCTCTTCAGTTTCAAGTGCACCCGTGATCCTGGCCTGCGCTTCGAGAACGGTCAGTTCGTCATGATCGGTCTGCAGCAGCCAAACGGGCGCCCGCTCATGCGTGCCTACTCCATTGCCAGCCCGAACTGGGAAGAGCATCTGGAGTTCTTCAGCATCAAGGTGCCGGACGGCCCGCTGACCTCGCAGCTGCAGCATCTGAAGGAAGGCGACGAGATCATCATCAGCAAGAAGCCTACGGGCACGCTGGTGCTGGATGACCTTAAGCCGGGCAAGCATCTTTACCTGCTCAGCACCGGTACCGGTCTGGCGCCGTTCATGAGCGTGATCCAGGACCCCGAAACCTACGAGCGTTTCGAGAAGGTCATCCTGTGCCACGGCGTGCGTTATGTGAACGAAGTGGCTTACCGCGAGTTCATCACCGAGCACTTGCCGCAGAACGAATTCTTCGGCGAGATGCTGCGCGACAAGCTGATCTATTACCCGACCGTGACCCGCGAGCCGTTTGAAAACGAAGGCCGCCTGACTGATCTGATGCGCAGCGGCAAGCTGTTCAGCGACATCGGTCTGCCACCGATCAACCCGCAGGACGACCGCGCCATGCTGTGCGGCAGCCCGAGCATGCTCGACGAAACCAGCGAAGTGCTCAACAGCTTCGGCCTGACCGTTTCGCCACGTATGCGCGAGCCGGGTGATTACCTGATCGAGCGCGCATTCGTCGAGAAGTAA
- the tsaA gene encoding tRNA (N6-threonylcarbamoyladenosine(37)-N6)-methyltransferase TrmO → MTQGYSVSPIGFMRSCFKEKFAIPRQPQLAPAARGVLELVAPFDQGDAVQGLEQVSHVWLLFLFHQALEDKPRLKVRPPRLGGNQSMGVFATRATHRPNGIGQSVVKLDKVEAGRLWLSGIDLLDGTPVLDVKPYVPYADVIADARNGMAAAAPELIPVQWGDAALAQAREHGVRLEEPLIELIEQCLAQDPRPAYQTPTPERRYGAQFWDLDVRWHYPQPGVICVLEVVPAVGS, encoded by the coding sequence ATGACCCAAGGCTATAGCGTCTCGCCGATCGGCTTCATGCGCTCGTGCTTCAAAGAGAAGTTCGCCATTCCCCGGCAGCCGCAACTGGCGCCTGCCGCCCGGGGCGTGCTGGAGTTGGTTGCGCCTTTCGATCAGGGTGACGCCGTCCAGGGCCTGGAACAGGTCAGCCATGTCTGGCTGCTGTTTCTGTTTCATCAGGCCCTGGAGGACAAGCCGCGACTCAAGGTGCGCCCTCCTCGCTTGGGCGGCAATCAGTCGATGGGCGTGTTCGCCACGCGCGCGACCCATCGGCCCAACGGCATCGGTCAGTCGGTGGTCAAGCTGGACAAGGTCGAAGCCGGGCGCCTGTGGTTGTCAGGCATCGACCTGCTGGACGGCACGCCGGTGCTGGACGTCAAACCCTACGTGCCCTACGCCGATGTCATCGCTGATGCGCGCAACGGCATGGCCGCCGCCGCGCCGGAGCTGATTCCGGTGCAGTGGGGGGATGCGGCGCTGGCGCAGGCCCGCGAACACGGGGTGCGCCTCGAAGAACCGCTGATCGAACTGATCGAGCAGTGCCTGGCTCAAGACCCGCGACCGGCCTACCAGACGCCCACGCCGGAACGACGCTACGGCGCGCAGTTCTGGGACCTGGACGTTCGCTGGCACTATCCACAGCCCGGCGTCATTTGCGTGCTGGAAGTGGTGCCTGCCGTCGGTTCATAA
- a CDS encoding DUF1456 family protein, with protein sequence MMNNDVLRSIRYMLDINDAKVVEIIKLGGFDATKADVAAYMKKDEEEGFVPCSDEVMAHFLDGLVFFKRGKDESRPPLPVELPITNNIVLKKLRVAFELKEDDMHAILKASEFPVSKPELSALFRKAGHTNYRVCGDQLLRNFLRGLTLRVRG encoded by the coding sequence ATGATGAACAACGATGTACTGCGCAGCATCCGTTACATGCTTGATATCAACGACGCAAAAGTGGTCGAGATCATCAAGCTCGGCGGATTCGACGCGACCAAAGCCGATGTCGCGGCCTACATGAAGAAAGACGAAGAAGAAGGCTTCGTGCCGTGCAGCGACGAAGTCATGGCGCACTTTCTCGACGGCCTGGTGTTCTTCAAGCGTGGCAAGGACGAAAGCCGTCCGCCACTGCCTGTCGAGCTGCCGATCACCAACAACATCGTCCTGAAGAAGCTGCGGGTGGCGTTCGAGCTGAAAGAAGACGACATGCACGCGATCCTCAAGGCGTCCGAGTTCCCGGTGTCCAAGCCTGAACTCAGCGCCCTGTTCCGCAAGGCGGGTCACACCAACTACCGCGTCTGCGGTGACCAGCTGCTGCGCAACTTCCTGCGCGGCCTGACTCTGCGCGTACGCGGCTAA
- a CDS encoding rRNA pseudouridine synthase: MTDPIRLSKRLIELVGCSRREAELFIEGGWVTVDGVVVDEPQFKVENQTVVLNAEAKADTPESVTLLFNAPAGMAPESALALITPGTLSADHSIGRRPLKGHFLRLEAISTLQANASGLMVFSQDWKILRKLTDDRSKIEQEYVVEISGDMVAHGLNRLNHGMTYKGKELPKVKASWQNENRLRFAMKNPQPGVIVQLCEAVGLKVVSVRRIRIGGVSIGKVPEGQWRYMTDKEKF; this comes from the coding sequence ATGACTGATCCCATTCGCCTTTCCAAACGCCTGATCGAGCTGGTCGGCTGCTCTCGCCGCGAAGCCGAGCTGTTCATCGAAGGCGGCTGGGTCACGGTGGACGGCGTGGTGGTAGACGAGCCGCAGTTCAAGGTCGAAAACCAGACCGTGGTGCTGAACGCTGAGGCGAAAGCCGATACACCTGAATCCGTCACCCTTCTGTTCAACGCACCGGCGGGCATGGCCCCCGAAAGTGCCCTGGCGTTGATCACCCCAGGTACGCTTTCGGCGGACCACAGCATCGGCCGACGTCCCCTCAAAGGGCACTTTCTGCGCCTGGAAGCGATTTCCACGCTGCAAGCCAATGCCAGCGGCCTGATGGTCTTCAGCCAGGACTGGAAAATCCTGCGCAAACTCACCGACGACCGCAGCAAGATCGAGCAGGAATACGTCGTCGAGATCTCGGGCGACATGGTTGCCCACGGCCTCAACCGCCTGAACCACGGCATGACCTATAAGGGCAAGGAGCTGCCGAAGGTCAAAGCCAGTTGGCAGAACGAAAACCGCCTGCGCTTCGCCATGAAAAACCCTCAGCCCGGTGTCATCGTCCAACTGTGCGAAGCGGTGGGTCTCAAGGTTGTTTCGGTGCGGCGCATTCGTATCGGCGGCGTGTCCATCGGCAAGGTGCCTGAAGGCCAGTGGCGCTACATGACCGACAAAGAAAAATTCTGA
- a CDS encoding alpha/beta fold hydrolase translates to MTKWLPALLMTVSLPLLAAQSPSYGPQLEGFQYPFPAQNFTFESQGAPVQMGYMDIKPTGTANGRSVVLLHGKNFCGATWEGTIKALTGAGYRVVAPDQIGFCRSSKPADYKYSFEQLAQNTNALLTQLGIDHVTVVGHSMGGMLATRFALMYPDQVDQLLLVNPIGLEDWKAKGVPDRSFDDWYARELKTSAESIRKYQQSTYYANEWRPEFDHWVDMQAGMFNGKGKEEVARASAQTYGMIFNQPVFYDFEKLKMPTVLLIGQKDNTAIAKDAAPEALRKTLGNYPELGKAAAKRIPQATLVEFAGLGHAPQIQDPQQFNKVLLESLQR, encoded by the coding sequence ATGACCAAATGGCTACCCGCACTGCTGATGACTGTCAGCCTGCCGCTGCTCGCTGCGCAATCACCGTCTTACGGCCCACAGCTGGAAGGCTTTCAGTATCCGTTCCCGGCGCAGAATTTCACGTTTGAGTCCCAGGGCGCACCGGTGCAGATGGGTTACATGGACATCAAGCCGACCGGTACCGCCAATGGTCGCAGCGTGGTGCTGCTGCACGGCAAGAACTTTTGCGGCGCCACGTGGGAAGGCACCATCAAGGCGTTGACGGGCGCGGGGTATCGGGTGGTCGCGCCGGATCAGATCGGCTTCTGTCGCTCCAGCAAACCGGCGGACTACAAATACTCCTTCGAACAGTTGGCGCAAAACACCAACGCGCTGCTGACCCAACTGGGCATCGATCACGTCACGGTGGTCGGGCATTCCATGGGAGGCATGCTGGCGACGCGCTTTGCGCTGATGTACCCCGACCAAGTGGACCAGTTGCTGCTGGTCAACCCTATCGGTCTGGAAGACTGGAAAGCCAAAGGCGTGCCGGATCGCAGCTTTGATGACTGGTACGCCCGGGAGTTGAAGACCAGTGCCGAGAGCATTCGCAAGTATCAGCAGTCGACCTACTACGCCAATGAATGGCGGCCCGAGTTCGATCATTGGGTCGACATGCAGGCCGGGATGTTCAACGGCAAAGGCAAAGAGGAGGTGGCGCGGGCGTCAGCGCAGACCTACGGGATGATCTTCAATCAGCCGGTGTTCTACGACTTCGAGAAACTGAAGATGCCCACCGTGCTGCTAATCGGGCAGAAGGACAACACCGCCATTGCCAAGGACGCGGCGCCCGAGGCGTTACGCAAGACACTGGGTAATTACCCGGAGCTGGGCAAGGCTGCGGCCAAGCGCATTCCTCAGGCGACGCTGGTGGAGTTTGCGGGATTGGGCCATGCGCCGCAGATTCAGGACCCGCAGCAGTTCAACAAGGTACTGCTGGAAAGCCTGCAGCGTTGA
- a CDS encoding GNAT family N-acetyltransferase, with protein sequence MTHPSVIYLPRQHDFAELTRVWEASVRATHDFLAENYITLLRHLLETQYLGAVNLFCTRDSHLHITGFAGTTPGKLEMLFIAPDHRGMGLGKQLLDYAIEHFHITELDVNEQNAQALGFYERQGFEVVGRAEVDGLGRPHPMLRMRLKVR encoded by the coding sequence GTGACTCACCCATCGGTCATTTATCTGCCCAGGCAGCACGACTTCGCCGAACTCACCCGGGTCTGGGAAGCCTCCGTGCGCGCGACCCATGACTTTCTGGCCGAGAACTACATCACGCTGCTCCGGCACCTGCTGGAAACCCAGTACCTGGGCGCCGTGAACCTGTTCTGCACCCGCGACTCCCACCTGCACATCACCGGTTTTGCCGGCACCACGCCAGGCAAGCTCGAAATGCTGTTCATCGCCCCCGATCACCGCGGCATGGGACTGGGCAAGCAACTGCTGGACTATGCGATCGAGCACTTCCACATCACCGAGCTGGACGTGAACGAACAGAATGCCCAGGCGCTGGGCTTTTATGAACGACAGGGGTTTGAGGTGGTGGGACGGGCGGAGGTCGATGGGCTCGGTCGGCCGCATCCGATGTTACGGATGCGGCTGAAGGTCAGGTGA
- the rimO gene encoding 30S ribosomal protein S12 methylthiotransferase RimO: MSTVTTSAAPKVGFVSLGCPKALVDSERILTQLRMEGYQVVPTYQDADVVVVNTCGFIDSAKAESLETIGEALAENGKVIVTGCMGVDESVIRNVHPSVLAVTGPQQYEQVVNAVHDAAPPKLDHNPLIDLVPPQGVKLTPRHYAYLKISEGCNHSCSFCIIPSMRGKLVSRPIGDVLDEAQRLVKAGVKELLVISQDTSAYGVDIKYRTGFWNGQPVRTRMTELCQALSSLGVWVRLHYVYPYPHVDEIIPLMAAGKILPYLDIPFQHASPKILKLMKRPAFEDKTLARIKNWREQCPDLIIRSTFIVGFPGETEEDFQYLLDWLTEAQLDRVGCFQYSPVEGAPANLLDAPIVPDDIKQDRWDRFMAHQQAISAARLQMKIGKEIEVLIDEVDEQGFVGRSFFDAPEIDGNVFVESDRDFKPGDKVMCRVVDADEYDLWAEPI, encoded by the coding sequence ATGTCCACCGTCACCACGTCTGCCGCCCCCAAGGTCGGCTTTGTCAGCCTCGGTTGCCCGAAGGCCCTGGTCGATTCCGAACGCATCCTGACCCAGCTGCGCATGGAAGGCTATCAGGTCGTTCCGACCTACCAGGACGCTGACGTGGTCGTGGTCAACACCTGCGGTTTCATCGACAGCGCCAAGGCTGAATCCCTCGAGACCATTGGCGAGGCGCTGGCCGAGAACGGCAAAGTGATCGTCACCGGCTGCATGGGCGTGGACGAAAGCGTGATCCGCAATGTCCATCCGAGCGTGCTGGCCGTCACCGGTCCGCAGCAATACGAGCAAGTGGTCAATGCCGTCCACGACGCCGCCCCGCCGAAGCTCGATCACAACCCGCTGATCGATCTGGTGCCGCCGCAAGGGGTCAAGCTGACCCCGCGTCATTACGCGTACCTGAAGATTTCCGAAGGCTGCAATCACAGCTGCAGCTTCTGCATCATCCCGTCCATGCGCGGCAAGCTGGTCAGCCGCCCGATTGGCGATGTGCTCGACGAAGCCCAGCGTCTGGTCAAAGCCGGTGTGAAAGAGCTGCTGGTGATCTCCCAGGACACCAGCGCCTACGGCGTCGACATCAAGTACCGCACCGGTTTCTGGAACGGCCAGCCGGTCCGCACGCGCATGACCGAGCTGTGCCAGGCCCTGAGCTCGTTGGGTGTGTGGGTACGCCTGCACTACGTTTACCCGTACCCGCACGTCGACGAGATCATTCCGTTGATGGCGGCGGGCAAGATCCTGCCGTACCTGGACATCCCGTTCCAGCACGCCAGCCCGAAGATTCTCAAGCTGATGAAACGCCCGGCCTTCGAAGACAAGACCCTGGCGCGCATCAAGAACTGGCGCGAACAGTGCCCGGACCTGATCATCCGTTCGACCTTCATCGTCGGCTTCCCGGGTGAGACCGAAGAAGACTTCCAGTACCTGCTGGACTGGCTGACTGAAGCACAGCTCGATCGCGTCGGCTGCTTCCAGTACTCCCCTGTCGAAGGTGCGCCGGCGAACCTGCTGGATGCGCCGATCGTTCCGGACGACATCAAGCAGGATCGCTGGGACCGCTTCATGGCGCACCAGCAAGCCATCAGTGCCGCACGCCTGCAGATGAAAATCGGCAAGGAAATCGAAGTGCTGATCGACGAAGTGGACGAGCAGGGCTTCGTCGGCCGTTCGTTCTTCGATGCGCCGGAAATCGACGGCAACGTCTTCGTCGAAAGCGACCGTGATTTCAAACCGGGCGACAAGGTCATGTGCCGCGTGGTGGATGCCGATGAGTACGACCTGTGGGCTGAGCCGATCTAA
- a CDS encoding potassium transporter Kup, whose protein sequence is MGHATSQAEVGHSSAKPLSLLVGAVGVAYGDIGTSPLYTIKEVFVGGYGVQAGHDAVLGILSLIFWSLIWVVSFKYMALVMRADNDGEGGIMALTALARRASAKYPKLQASMIVFGLFGAALFYGDSMITPAISVLSAVEGMELAFDGLEHWVVPIALVVLVALFLIQRHGTARIGVMFGPIMVLWFVTLGVLGVHGILQQPEVLHAVNPVWAVRFFIDHPGIGVSVLGAVVLALTGAEALYADMGHFGRKPISRAWFALVLPALVLNYFGQGALVIQDPEAVRNPFYLLAPSWALLPLIALSTLATIIASQAVISGAFSMTLQAIQLGYIPRMYIQHTSSDAQGQIYIGAVNWALMVGVILLVLGFESSGALASAYGVAVTGTMLCTTILVASVMLLAWKWPPLIAVPILVGCLFVDGLFFAANVPKVIQGGAFPFLAGIALFILMTTWKRGKQLLVDRIDEGGLPLPIFISSIRVQPPHRVQGTAVFLTARADAVPHALLHNLLHNQVLHEQVVLLTVVYEDTPRVPAAQRFEVEVFGEGFYRVILHFGFIDEPDVPAALSLCHLSELDFSPMRTTYFLSRETVVSSKLVGMARWREGLFSFMLKNANGNLRFFKLPFNRVIELGTQVEM, encoded by the coding sequence ATGGGTCACGCAACGAGTCAGGCAGAGGTCGGGCATTCTTCGGCGAAACCGTTGAGTCTGCTGGTGGGCGCGGTGGGTGTAGCCTATGGCGACATCGGTACCAGCCCGCTTTACACCATTAAAGAGGTATTTGTCGGCGGCTATGGCGTGCAAGCCGGCCACGATGCCGTGCTGGGCATTCTGTCACTGATCTTCTGGTCACTGATCTGGGTGGTCTCCTTCAAATACATGGCCTTGGTGATGCGCGCCGACAACGACGGCGAAGGCGGCATCATGGCGCTGACGGCGTTGGCGCGGCGGGCATCGGCAAAATACCCGAAGCTGCAGGCGAGCATGATCGTCTTCGGCCTGTTCGGCGCGGCGCTGTTTTACGGCGACAGCATGATTACCCCGGCAATTTCGGTGCTGTCCGCGGTCGAGGGCATGGAGCTGGCCTTTGACGGACTGGAGCACTGGGTGGTGCCGATCGCGTTGGTCGTGCTGGTAGCGCTGTTTTTGATTCAGCGTCACGGCACTGCGCGGATCGGCGTGATGTTCGGCCCGATCATGGTGCTGTGGTTCGTGACCCTCGGGGTACTCGGCGTTCACGGCATCCTCCAGCAGCCGGAAGTGCTGCACGCGGTCAATCCGGTGTGGGCGGTTCGCTTCTTTATTGATCATCCCGGCATTGGCGTTTCGGTCCTGGGCGCTGTGGTGCTCGCACTGACCGGTGCCGAGGCGCTCTACGCGGACATGGGGCACTTCGGTCGCAAGCCGATCTCCCGCGCGTGGTTCGCACTGGTCTTGCCGGCGCTGGTGCTGAACTACTTTGGTCAGGGCGCCCTGGTGATTCAGGACCCTGAAGCGGTGCGCAACCCGTTCTACCTGCTGGCGCCGAGCTGGGCCTTGTTGCCTTTGATCGCCCTGTCGACGCTGGCAACCATTATTGCTTCCCAGGCCGTGATTTCCGGGGCGTTCTCGATGACGCTGCAGGCGATTCAGCTCGGCTACATCCCGCGCATGTACATCCAGCACACGTCGAGCGACGCCCAAGGGCAGATCTACATCGGTGCGGTGAACTGGGCGCTGATGGTGGGAGTAATCCTACTGGTGCTGGGCTTCGAATCCTCCGGCGCGCTGGCCTCCGCCTACGGCGTGGCGGTGACCGGTACGATGCTTTGCACGACGATTCTGGTGGCGTCGGTCATGCTGCTGGCCTGGAAATGGCCGCCGCTGATCGCGGTGCCGATTTTGGTCGGATGTCTGTTCGTTGATGGCCTGTTCTTCGCGGCTAACGTGCCAAAAGTCATTCAGGGCGGGGCGTTCCCGTTCCTGGCCGGGATCGCGCTGTTCATCCTGATGACCACCTGGAAGCGCGGCAAACAGCTGCTGGTGGACCGCATCGACGAAGGCGGTCTGCCGCTGCCCATTTTCATCAGCAGCATTCGCGTGCAGCCGCCCCATCGCGTTCAGGGCACGGCAGTGTTTCTCACGGCGCGTGCGGACGCCGTCCCCCATGCGTTGTTGCATAACCTGCTGCACAACCAGGTGCTGCATGAGCAGGTAGTGTTGCTGACCGTTGTGTACGAAGACACCCCGCGGGTGCCCGCTGCGCAGCGTTTCGAGGTCGAGGTGTTTGGCGAGGGCTTCTATCGGGTGATCCTGCATTTCGGTTTCATCGACGAGCCGGACGTGCCGGCGGCGCTGAGCCTGTGTCACTTGTCGGAACTGGATTTCAGTCCGATGCGCACGACCTATTTCCTCAGCCGCGAAACCGTGGTCTCCTCGAAACTGGTGGGCATGGCCCGCTGGCGCGAGGGTCTGTTCTCGTTCATGTTGAAGAACGCCAACGGCAATTTGCGTTTCTTCAAGCTGCCGTTCAACCGCGTGATCGAACTGGGTACGCAGGTGGAGATGTAA